A genomic segment from Chloroflexota bacterium encodes:
- a CDS encoding methyltransferase has product MSAQYLNPATKAKFQQQVWALVRRIPAGRVMTYGQIAEMLDPPDGMNIQSYLAFGARWVGGAMAACPEDIPWQRVINAKGMVSARAGAQIQRELLQAEGVIFDARGRVDLSRYRWSGE; this is encoded by the coding sequence ATGTCTGCGCAATACTTGAATCCCGCAACGAAAGCCAAATTCCAGCAGCAAGTCTGGGCGCTGGTCCGGCGAATACCCGCGGGCCGGGTGATGACCTATGGACAAATCGCCGAAATGCTCGATCCGCCTGACGGGATGAATATACAGAGTTATCTGGCGTTTGGGGCGCGCTGGGTTGGTGGGGCAATGGCGGCTTGCCCGGAAGACATTCCCTGGCAACGGGTGATTAATGCAAAGGGGATGGTGAGTGCGCGGGCTGGCGCACAAATTCAGCGTGAACTGCTCCAGGCGGAGGGGGTGATTTTTGACGCCCGCGGGCGTGTGGATTTGTCGCGTTACCGCTGGAGTGGGGAATAG